One Paramisgurnus dabryanus chromosome 9, PD_genome_1.1, whole genome shotgun sequence DNA segment encodes these proteins:
- the uri1 gene encoding unconventional prefoldin RPB5 interactor 1 isoform X1 has protein sequence MAASVKTKRSNELPRGVERLKEEHRKVVKDCRAKIEHWKKVEKDYECLQDRLRTLPDKLSYDIMVPFGSLAFMPGKLVHTNELTVLLGDNWFAKCSAKQADTLVEHRKKHVNKALEDLEKVMKNFQNKANFTDDLEKLAGVADGTGDFVDIREELINEKEVTKGKHRLAHKPNSKPKQEYMLGPVQKDNGEEDGVLNKGLLSEEELWARLDELEHMEEMQDERYRLDSTDTNGEDTTSSSSEEEKEADGGSSVQLNGHQEEMNWLPASQVNGTSGSHPEVEEEEDGEVEIGNGLPTIYFSHTVEPKKVRINTGKNTMLKFSERKEQKEQAKRKKKNGKSNGHENYKITTPADIYRVFVDLVNGELMPRKSILKSRSRENSVCSDTSESSAADFEERRTTFGRTMSHDDATHSDTSDGITEEDSPTGISPHINGRFEAFTGTVIEKDPMPTSIPHLTISPPALPTIPERKLEELCPEVPQEPPKRMSKFKATRLQQK, from the exons ATGGCTGCAAGTGTGAAAACGAAAAGGAGTAATGAGCTGCCTCGAGGCGTTGAGAGGTTAAAAGAGGAGCACAGGAAG GTGGTGAAAGATTGCAGAGCTAAAATTGAGCACTG GAAAAAAGTGGAGAAAGACTATGAATGTCTTCAGGACCGCCTAAGGACCTTGCCTGACAAGTTGTCTTATGATATTATG GTACCATTTGGTTCCTTGGCTTTCATGCCAGGAAAGCTGGTTCACACTAATGAATTAACAGTGCTCCTTGGTGATAACTGGTTTGCAAAGTGTTCTGCCAAACAGGCAGACACTCTTGTGGAACACAGGAAGAAAC ATGTAAACAAAGCACTAGAAGATTTAGAGAAAGTAATGAAGAACTTTCAGAATAAAGCAAACTTCACAGATGATCTTGAAAAATTGGCCGGT GTGGCTGATGGTACTGGAGATTTTGTAGACATTAGAGAAGAGCTGATAAATGAGAAAGAAGTTACTAAAG GTAAGCATCGACTGGCCCATAAACCCAACTCAAAACCCAAGCAGGAGTATATGCTGGGGCCTGTGCAGAAAGACAATGGAGAGGAGGATGGAGTGCTAAACAAAGGGCTGCTGTCTGAGGAAGAGTTGTGGGCTCGACTTGATGAATTGGAGCATATGGAGGAAATGCAAGATGAAAGATACCG ATTGGACAGCACAGACACTAATGGAGAAGACACCACTTCCTCTTCGTCAGAAGAAGAGAAGGAAGCAGATGGTGGGAGCAGTGTCCAGCTCAATGGTCATCAGGAGGAAATGAACTGGTTACCTGCATCTCAGGTGAATGGTACTAGCGGCTCACATCCTGAGGTGGAGGAAGAGGAAGATGGGGAGGTAGAAATAGGAAACGGTCTTCCAACAATCTACTTTTCTCACACTGTGGAGCCCAAAAAG gtaagaataaaCACAGGGAAGAACACCATGCTGAAGTTCAGCGAGAGAAAAGAACAAAAGGAACAAGCCAAACGGAAAAAGAAAAATGGCAAAAGTAATGGCCATGAAAATTACAAGATCACAACACCAGCAGACATTTATAG GGTGTTTGTGGACTTGGTGAATGGAGAACTCATGCCACGGAAGTCTATTTTGAAGTCACGCAGTCGTGAGAACAGCGTATGCAGTGACACCAGCGAGAGCAGTGCAGCTGATTTTGAAGAGCGTCGGACCACATTCGGTCGCACAATGAGCCATGATGACGCCACACACAGTGACACCAGCGATGGCATTACAGAGGAGGATAGCCCTACTGGCATCAGCCCTCACATCAATGGACGCTTTGAG GCTTTTACAGGCACAGTAATTGAAAAGGATCCCATGCCAACCTCCATTCCACACTTGACAATCTCGCCTCCTGCTTTACCCACAATCCCAGAGAGAAAGCTGGAGGAGCTGTGCCCAGAGGTGCCTCAGGAGCCACCCAAGAGGATGTCCAAGTTTAAAGCTACACGTTTGCAACAGAAATGA
- the uri1 gene encoding unconventional prefoldin RPB5 interactor 1 isoform X2, whose protein sequence is MVVKDCRAKIEHWKKVEKDYECLQDRLRTLPDKLSYDIMVPFGSLAFMPGKLVHTNELTVLLGDNWFAKCSAKQADTLVEHRKKHVNKALEDLEKVMKNFQNKANFTDDLEKLAGVADGTGDFVDIREELINEKEVTKGKHRLAHKPNSKPKQEYMLGPVQKDNGEEDGVLNKGLLSEEELWARLDELEHMEEMQDERYRLDSTDTNGEDTTSSSSEEEKEADGGSSVQLNGHQEEMNWLPASQVNGTSGSHPEVEEEEDGEVEIGNGLPTIYFSHTVEPKKVRINTGKNTMLKFSERKEQKEQAKRKKKNGKSNGHENYKITTPADIYRVFVDLVNGELMPRKSILKSRSRENSVCSDTSESSAADFEERRTTFGRTMSHDDATHSDTSDGITEEDSPTGISPHINGRFEAFTGTVIEKDPMPTSIPHLTISPPALPTIPERKLEELCPEVPQEPPKRMSKFKATRLQQK, encoded by the exons ATG GTGGTGAAAGATTGCAGAGCTAAAATTGAGCACTG GAAAAAAGTGGAGAAAGACTATGAATGTCTTCAGGACCGCCTAAGGACCTTGCCTGACAAGTTGTCTTATGATATTATG GTACCATTTGGTTCCTTGGCTTTCATGCCAGGAAAGCTGGTTCACACTAATGAATTAACAGTGCTCCTTGGTGATAACTGGTTTGCAAAGTGTTCTGCCAAACAGGCAGACACTCTTGTGGAACACAGGAAGAAAC ATGTAAACAAAGCACTAGAAGATTTAGAGAAAGTAATGAAGAACTTTCAGAATAAAGCAAACTTCACAGATGATCTTGAAAAATTGGCCGGT GTGGCTGATGGTACTGGAGATTTTGTAGACATTAGAGAAGAGCTGATAAATGAGAAAGAAGTTACTAAAG GTAAGCATCGACTGGCCCATAAACCCAACTCAAAACCCAAGCAGGAGTATATGCTGGGGCCTGTGCAGAAAGACAATGGAGAGGAGGATGGAGTGCTAAACAAAGGGCTGCTGTCTGAGGAAGAGTTGTGGGCTCGACTTGATGAATTGGAGCATATGGAGGAAATGCAAGATGAAAGATACCG ATTGGACAGCACAGACACTAATGGAGAAGACACCACTTCCTCTTCGTCAGAAGAAGAGAAGGAAGCAGATGGTGGGAGCAGTGTCCAGCTCAATGGTCATCAGGAGGAAATGAACTGGTTACCTGCATCTCAGGTGAATGGTACTAGCGGCTCACATCCTGAGGTGGAGGAAGAGGAAGATGGGGAGGTAGAAATAGGAAACGGTCTTCCAACAATCTACTTTTCTCACACTGTGGAGCCCAAAAAG gtaagaataaaCACAGGGAAGAACACCATGCTGAAGTTCAGCGAGAGAAAAGAACAAAAGGAACAAGCCAAACGGAAAAAGAAAAATGGCAAAAGTAATGGCCATGAAAATTACAAGATCACAACACCAGCAGACATTTATAG GGTGTTTGTGGACTTGGTGAATGGAGAACTCATGCCACGGAAGTCTATTTTGAAGTCACGCAGTCGTGAGAACAGCGTATGCAGTGACACCAGCGAGAGCAGTGCAGCTGATTTTGAAGAGCGTCGGACCACATTCGGTCGCACAATGAGCCATGATGACGCCACACACAGTGACACCAGCGATGGCATTACAGAGGAGGATAGCCCTACTGGCATCAGCCCTCACATCAATGGACGCTTTGAG GCTTTTACAGGCACAGTAATTGAAAAGGATCCCATGCCAACCTCCATTCCACACTTGACAATCTCGCCTCCTGCTTTACCCACAATCCCAGAGAGAAAGCTGGAGGAGCTGTGCCCAGAGGTGCCTCAGGAGCCACCCAAGAGGATGTCCAAGTTTAAAGCTACACGTTTGCAACAGAAATGA
- the pdf gene encoding peptide deformylase, mitochondrial — protein sequence MNRHWRTFSHCIFKTQTHHILSSPFRSFLPWLPFPSTAPSRTNSSSIKMRSYLQFMKRKIKGAPAPPYNHVCQVGDPVLRSQAAIVEPEAIQGPEVQKIIKTLVKVMRKLECVGLSAPQIGVPLRILALEYPKKMLEDSSQASIEARGLVAFPLKIFVNPQLRVLDGRTVVFQEACESICGYSASVPRYVSVEVTGLNEKAEPVTWQASGWPARILQHEMDHLNGVLYIDHMDCKTFINVNWEEFNE from the exons ATGAACAGACACTGGAGGACATTTTCACACTGTATCTTTAAAACTCAAACACATCATATACTCTCATCACCATTTAGGAGCTTTTTGCCATGGTTGCCATTCCCATCCACTGCACCCTCACGTACTAATTCAAGTAGCATTAAGATGCGCTCATACTTACAGTTCATGAAAAGGAAAATCAAAGGTGCACCAGCTCCTCCATACAATCACGTGTGCCAGGTTGGAGATCCAGTGTTGCGTTCACAGGCTGCAATTGTTGAACCTGAAGCTATTCAGGGACCAGAAGTTCAGAAGATCATAAAGACCCTGGTTAAAGTCATGAGAAAACTTGAGTGTGTTGGTTTAAGTGCACCCCAGATTGGTGTTCCTTTGCGAATATTAGCCCTGGAGTATCCAAAGAAAATGCTGGAGGACAGTTCACAAGCTTCTATTGAAGCTCGGGGTCTGGTGGCATTCCCACTAAAGATTTTTGTGAACCCACAATTGCGTGTATTGGATGGACGCACTGTTGTGTTCCAGGAGGCTTGTGAGAGCATCTGTGGGTACTCGGCATCAGTTCCACGCTATGTATCTGTAGAGGTCACAG GTCTCAATGAGAAAGCAGAGCCTGTCACCTGGCAAGCAAGTGGATGGCCAGCCAGGATACTACAACATGAAATGGATCATCTCAATGGAGTGCTATATATTGATCACATGGactgtaaaacatttataaatgtcaACTGGGAAGAGTTTAATGAATAA
- the spata2l gene encoding spermatogenesis associated 2-like encodes MMSKSFSDCQCAAETRRSSIRMTSVSRNNRGHDFVKKYQSHLESRIEKGDPSLVCRDEKICKEAEALLTKGNAQKILKLDSFDLLTVMENSLQAFPFKTGLLGLEKMSKAFEVLELAALNLYLYPWRKEYKFVKMFSGMFTHFIKPALTLTQARELFGLLGYQPASHNEEEELELESKPVPAAFILCLASAFFAARIECQLLLSNLGSVDTSVESILQIVKERQEGHSLSVALYNTKRKLEAIYASDGKQTELDLYTDENLPQANANHMASTSSPPRPFYMQSNETLPNENLHIDPFQSDGLNNKSSGQEATLYASGFQCQINNSVSLSQNSGPLESIGKEQMAGDPERQTAEVGGVMCSCSTTTSLYMYLCENCSNIHRGDCEYYKSCKARGHTLALCSDEVGQQQEKNAPLSKDLLKNHQCMEKPTSDTFLVCRSCQLIHDHSCTSNKFCQLLQHFVQPTGRLLTVVNAPERHTCLTPEAPVYVICSTCNNAHDCICTQVKNCIDNQHEVKFLQVSGDSETHNTPMEFHHCCIANPLLLTKYACLTCKVFHGSFCSDLCQYSPTHKIHELRNTCVICFHHDVSVLCRYCCHQYCRNCWLKNPMSCKCGNPFQNFSSV; translated from the exons ATGATGTCAAAAAGTTTCTCCGACTGCCAGTGTGCTGCTGAAACACGGAGATCTTCGATAAG AATGACTTCTGTTAGTCGTAATAACAGAGGGCATGACTTCGTCAAAAAGTACCAGAGTCACTTGGAGAGCCGAATTGAGAAGGGGGATCCGAGTTTGGTATGCAGAGATGAGAAGATCTGTAAGGAAGCGGAGGCGCTCCTTACCAAAGGCAATGCCCAGAAGATCCTTAAACTAGATAGTTTCGATTTACTGACAGTAATGGAAAACTCACTCCAAGCATTTCCTTTCAAAACTGGCCTTTTGGGTCTTGAAAAAATGTCCAAGGCCTTTGAAGTGTTGGAGCTTGCTGCATTAAATCTCTATTTGTACCCATGGAGAAAGGAATACAAATTTGTAAAG ATGTTTTCAGGCATGTTCACACATTTTATCAAACCTGCACTAACCCTAACGCAGGCCAGAGAGCTGTTTGGGCTACTTGGATATCAGCCTGCAAGCCATAATGAGGAAGAAGAGTTGGAACTAGAATCCAAACCAGTTCCTGCGGCTTTTATACTTTGCCTGGCAAGTGCCTTCTTCGCTGCTCGTATAGAGTGTCAGCTGCTCCTTTCCAACTTAGGCTCGGTGGACACAAGTGTAGAGTCGATTCTTCAGATAGTTAAAGAGAGGCAGGAAGGCCACAGCCTTTCTGTAGCATTATATAACACTAAGAGAAAGTTGGAGGCTATTTATGCTTCAGATGGAAAACAGACAGAGCTGGATCTGTACACAGATGAGAACTTGCCACAGGCAAATGCTAATCACATGGCATCTACTTCTTCGCCACCTCGCCCTTTCTATATGCAATCAAACGAAACCCTCCCAAATGAGAATTTACACATAGACCCTTTCCAATCAGATGGGTTGAATAATAAAAGCAGTGGTCAGGAAGCAACACTTTATGCCTCAGGGTTTCAGTGCCAGATCAACAACAGTGTCTCGCTTTCACAGAATTCAGGACCACTGGAAAGCATTGGTAAAGAACAAATGGCGGGTGATCCTGAGAGACAAACAGCAGAAGTGGGAGGGGTTATGTGCAGCTGTTCCACTACAACATCTTTGTATATGTACTTATGTGAAAATTGCAGTAACATTCACAGAGGGGATTGTGAGTATTACAAGAGTTGTAAAGCCAGAGGACATACATTAGCACTGTGCTCAGACGAAGTTGGACAGCAACAAGAAAAGAATGCGCCACTTTCAAAAGATTTACTGAAGAACCATCAATGTATGGAAAAACCAACTTCTGATACCTTTCTGGTATGCCGCAGCTGTCAGTTAATCCATGACCATAGCTGTACAAGCAATAAGTTTTGCCAATTGCTGCAACACTTTGTTCAGCCTACAGGTAGATTACTGACTGTAGTTAATGCTCCAGAGAGGCACACCTGTCTTACTCCAGAGGCTCCAGTATACGTAATATGCTCCACCTGTAACAACGCCCATGATTGTATATGTACACAAGTGAAAAATTGCATCGATAATCAGCATGAGGTAAAATTCCTCCAGGTTTCTGGTGATTCAGAAACACACAACACACCAATGGAATTTCACCACTGCTGCATTGCTAACCCATTGTTGCTAACCAAATATGCATGCCTAACTTGTAAAGTATTTCATGGTTCTTTCTGTTCAGATTTATGCCAATACTCTCCAACACACAAAATACATGAACTCAGGAACACTTGCGTGATTTGTTTCCATCATGATGTTTCAGTCTTATGTAGGTATTGCTGCCATCAGTATTGCAGAAATTGTTGGCTTAAAAATCCCATGTCATGTAAGTGTGGGAATCCTTTTCAAAACTTTTCTTCAGTTTAA
- the LOC135769240 gene encoding uncharacterized protein, translating to MSNGDRLVLVLGGAGTVGSGIVKALLDKGFKVAVISRDNSKLEKLKGFVSPNTKTNLTTIVGNVGSEDAVEDVKQALIKSVGKITDVVSSLGFSWWQGGPPHTQPLKELQWVIETLLYSTFVSWKAFFPLVRDDPNSTYTFITGGAGEKLLMPGTGFLTIGAASALAFCQVLREEYPEVKCKLNQVKINTGVAVPERMAPGYLNHLDLGEAVAALVERRNKSHTIYPVNCPADLKTVILEGNL from the exons ATGTCAAACGGGGACAGGCTGGTTTTAGTGCTTGGAGGAGCAGGAACAGTTGGTTCAGGAATAGTGAAAGCACTCCTGGATAAAG GTTTTAAGGTTGCTGTGATTTCCAGAGACAACAGCAAGTTGGAAAAACTCAAAGGGTTTGTTTCACCAAACACAAAAACTAACCTGACCACTATAGTCGGGAATGTTG GCTCAGAGGATGCAGTGGAAGATGTAAAACAGGCTTTGATCAAGTCAGTGGGGAAGATCACAGATGTGGTGTCTTCTCTGGGCTTCAGCTGGTGGCAGGGAGGTCCACCACACACTCAGCCCCTTAAAGAACTGCAGTGG GTTATTGAGACTCTGCTATATAGCACATTTGTGTCATGGAAAGCTTTCTTTCCTCTGGTGAGAGATGATCCAAACAGCACCTACACTTTCATTACAG GAGGTGCTGGAGAGAAATTGTTAATGCCTGGCACAGGGTTTCTGACCATAGGTGCAGCAAGTGCCCTGGCTTTCTGTCAGGTTCTTCGTGAAGAGTACCCGGAGGTGAAATGTAAACTCAACCAG GTGAAAATCAACACAGGTGTGGCGGTCCCAGAACGAATGGCCCCTGGTTACCTGAACCATTTGGATTTAGGCGAGGCTGTGGCTGCATTGGTGGAGCGCCGAAACAAATCTCACACAATTTATCCCGTGAACTGTCCTGCTGATCTAAAAACTGTTATCTTGGAGGGCAATCTGTAA